A region from the Onychomys torridus chromosome 22, mOncTor1.1, whole genome shotgun sequence genome encodes:
- the Fzd10 gene encoding frizzled-10 has translation MQHRGPRLWLVLQVMMGSCAAISSMDLERPGDGKCQPVEIPMCKDIGYNTTRMPNLMGHENQREAAIQLHEFAPLVEYGCHGHLRFFLCSLYAPMCTEQVSTPIPACRVMCEQARLKCSPIMEQFKFKWPDSLDCSKLPNKNDPNYLCMEAPNNGSDEPSRGSGMFPPLFRPQRPHSAQEHPLKDGGPGRAGCDNPGKFHHVEKSESCAPLCTPGVDVYWSRDDKRFAVIWLAIWSVLCFFSSAFTVLTFLIDPSRFKYPERPIIFLSMCYCVYSVGYIIRLFAGAESIACDRDSGQLYVIQEGLESTGCTLVFLVLYYFGMASSLWWVVLTLTWFLAAGKKWGHEAIEANSSYFHLAAWAIPAVKTILILVMRRVAGDELTGVCYVGSMDVNALTGFVLVPLACYLVIGTSFILSGFVALFHIRRVMKTGGENTDKLEKLMVRIGVFSLLYTVPATCVIACYFYERLNMDYWKMLATQHKCKMNNQTKTPDCLMTTSIPAVEVFMVKVSMLLVVGITSGVWVWTSKTLQSWQHVCSRGLKRKSRRKPASVVTTAGIYKKAQHPQKPHLGKYELPAQPSACV, from the coding sequence ATGCAGCACCGGGGCCCTCGCCTGTGGCTGGTGCTGCAGGTGATGATGGGTTCGTGCGCAGCCATCAGTTCCATGGACTTGGAGCGCCCTGGAGATGGCAAGTGCCAGCCGGTGGAGATTCCCATGTGCAAGGACATCGGCTACAACACCACCCGCATGCCAAACCTGATGGGCCACGAGAACCAGCGCGAGGCGGCCATCCAACTGCACGAGTTTGCGCCGCTCGTGGAGTACGGCTGCCACGGCCACCTCCGCTTCTTCCTGTGCTCGCTGTACGCGCCCATGTGCACTGAGCAGGTCTCCACGCCCATCCCCGCTTGCCGGGTCATGTGCGAGCAGGCCCGGCTCAAGTGCTCGCCGATCATGGAGCAGTTCAAATTCAAGTGGCCGGACTCCCTGGACTGCAGCAAGCTCCCCAACAAGAATGACCCCAACTACCTGTGCATGGAGGCACCCAACAACGGCTCCGACGAGCCGAGCCGGGGCTCTGGCATGTTCCCTCCGCTCTTCAGGCCCCAAAGGCCCCACAGCGCGCAGGAGCACCCGCTAAAGGATGGGGGTCCCGGGCGCGCAGGCTGTGACAACCCGGGCAAGTTCCACCACGTGGAGAAAAGCGAGTCCTGCGCGCCTCTCTGCACGCCGGGGGTGGATGTGTACTGGAGCCGCGACGACAAGCGCTTCGCTGTGATCTGGCTGGCCATCTGGTCGGTGCTGTGCTTCTTCTCCAGCGCCTTCACCGTGCTCACCTTCCTCATTGACCCATCGCGCTTCAAATACCCGGAACGTCCCATCATCTTCCTTTCCATGTGCTACTGCGTCTATTCGGTGGGCTATATCATCCGCCTCTTTGCTGGCGCTGAGAGCATCGCCTGCGACAGGGACAGTGGACAGCTGTATGTTAtccaggaggggctggagagcacCGGCTGTACCTTAGTCTTCTTGGTACTTTACTACTTCGGCATGGCCAGCTCTTTATGGTGGGTGGTTCTCACCCTCACTTGGTTCCTGGCTGCTGGCAAGAAGTGGGGCCACGAGGCTATTGAAGCCAACAGCAGCTACTTTCACCTGGCAGCCTGGGCCATCCCGGCTGTGAAGACCATCTTGATCCTGGTGATGCGCAGGGTGGCAGGAGATGAGCTCACTGGTGTGTGTTATGTGGGCAGCATGGATGTCAATGCTCTGACCGGCTTTGTGCTGGTCCCGCTGGCTTGCTACCTGGTCATCGGCACTTCCTTCATCCTGTCCGGCTTTGTGGCTTTATTCCACATCCGGAGGGTGATGAAAACGGGTGGGGAAAACACAGACAAGCTGGAGAAGCTCATGGTACGCATTGGGGTCTTCTCCCTCCTCTACACTGTGCCAGCCACCTGTGTGATTGCCTGCTACTTTTATGAACGTCTGAACATGGACTACTGGAAGATGCTGGCCACGCAGCACAAGTGTAAGATGAACAATCAGACCAAGACACCTGACTGTCTGATGACCACCTCCATCCCTGCCGTGGAGGTCTTCATGGTCAAAGTGTCCATGCTTCTGGTGGTGGGCATCACCAGTGGGGTGTGGGTCTGGACTTCCAAGACCCTGCAGTCTTGGCAGCACGTGTGCAGCCGGGGGCTAAAGAGAAAGAGCCGGAGGAAACCAGCCAGTGTGGTCACCACTGCAGGGATCTACAAAAAAGCTCAGCACCCTCAAAAACCTCACCTTGGGAAGTATGAGCTTCCTGCCCAGCCTTCAGCTTGCGTGTGA